From Echinicola soli, a single genomic window includes:
- a CDS encoding F0F1 ATP synthase subunit B: protein MDLIIPGSGLIIWQIIGFGILLIILGKFAWKPILSALDERETAIEGALKAAENARNEMANLKAENEKLLQEARLERDQILKTANETSAKMIEEAKTEASKAGAKMIEDAKAVIETEKKAALSEVKNQVATLALEVTEKLLRKNLESDKAQKELVEEFVKDLKLN, encoded by the coding sequence ATGGATCTTATAATTCCTGGTTCTGGACTAATCATTTGGCAAATTATCGGTTTTGGGATTTTATTGATTATCCTGGGCAAGTTTGCTTGGAAACCTATTCTCTCCGCGCTTGATGAGCGTGAGACGGCTATTGAGGGTGCGCTGAAAGCTGCAGAAAATGCAAGAAATGAAATGGCAAACCTTAAGGCAGAGAATGAAAAACTGCTTCAAGAAGCTAGACTAGAGCGTGATCAGATTTTAAAAACAGCCAACGAGACTTCTGCAAAGATGATTGAAGAGGCCAAGACTGAGGCTTCCAAGGCTGGCGCCAAAATGATTGAAGATGCCAAAGCGGTAATTGAAACAGAGAAAAAAGCTGCATTGTCAGAAGTTAAAAACCAAGTGGCTACACTTGCGCTGGAAGTAACAGAGAAATTGTTGCGCAAGAACCTTGAAAGTGACAAGGCGCAAAAAGAGTTGGTAGAGGAGTTTGTTAAAGATCTTAAGTTAAATTAA
- the atpA gene encoding F0F1 ATP synthase subunit alpha → MAEVRPDEVSAILREQLSGAKTEAELEEVGTVLQVGDGVARIYGLSQAQSGELLEFENGLKAMVLNLEEDNVGAVLFGDSKEVKEGDTVKRTKQIASIKVGEGMLGRVVDTLGQPIDGKGPIEGELYDMPLERKAPGVIYRQPVNEPLQTGIKSIDAMIPIGRGQRELIIGDRQTGKTAVSIDTILNQKEFYEKGEPVFCIYVAIGQKASTVAGVVAALEKGGALPYTVVVAAPASEPAPMQFFAPFTGAAIGEFFRDTGRPALVVYDDLSKQAVAYREVSLLLRRPPGREAYPGDVFYLHSRLLERAAKINSSDKIAREMNDLPESLKPLVKGGGSLTALPIIETQAGDVSAYIPTNVISITDGQIFLETNLFNAGIRPAINVGISVSRVGGNAQIKSMKKVSGTLKLDQAQFRELEAFAKFGSDLDATTKRTIERGRRNQEILKQAQYSPVKVELQAAIIYASTKGLMDSVPVERAREFEKEFYTLLTSQYQEAITALAKGDLDTAGKLLEKAAKELTPKYAK, encoded by the coding sequence ATGGCAGAAGTAAGACCTGATGAAGTTTCGGCGATCTTGAGAGAGCAGCTCTCAGGCGCTAAAACGGAAGCTGAACTGGAAGAAGTAGGCACAGTCCTGCAAGTTGGTGACGGTGTAGCCCGTATCTACGGACTATCCCAAGCTCAATCTGGTGAATTGCTGGAGTTCGAAAACGGACTCAAAGCAATGGTACTTAACCTAGAAGAGGACAATGTAGGTGCGGTACTTTTCGGTGACTCCAAAGAAGTAAAAGAAGGGGACACTGTAAAACGAACCAAGCAAATTGCGTCTATCAAAGTGGGTGAAGGTATGTTGGGCCGGGTAGTGGATACCCTTGGCCAACCAATTGACGGAAAGGGCCCTATCGAAGGAGAACTTTACGATATGCCATTGGAGCGTAAAGCACCAGGTGTAATCTACCGTCAGCCAGTAAACGAACCACTTCAGACAGGTATCAAATCTATCGATGCGATGATTCCGATCGGTAGAGGTCAACGGGAATTGATCATTGGTGACCGTCAGACAGGTAAAACTGCCGTGTCCATTGACACCATTCTTAATCAAAAGGAATTTTACGAAAAAGGAGAGCCAGTTTTCTGTATCTACGTAGCCATCGGTCAGAAGGCTTCTACGGTAGCAGGTGTGGTAGCCGCCCTGGAAAAAGGCGGTGCTCTTCCCTATACGGTAGTAGTAGCGGCACCAGCTTCAGAGCCAGCGCCCATGCAGTTCTTTGCGCCATTTACGGGTGCTGCCATTGGTGAGTTCTTCCGGGATACCGGGCGTCCTGCTTTGGTGGTCTATGATGACCTTTCCAAGCAAGCAGTAGCGTATCGTGAAGTTTCCCTATTGCTAAGAAGACCTCCGGGACGTGAGGCATATCCGGGTGATGTATTCTATCTTCACTCAAGATTATTGGAAAGAGCTGCGAAGATCAACTCATCCGATAAGATTGCCAGGGAGATGAATGACCTTCCAGAATCCCTTAAGCCATTGGTGAAAGGTGGTGGATCATTGACTGCCCTTCCAATCATCGAAACACAGGCTGGTGATGTATCTGCTTATATTCCTACCAATGTGATCTCCATTACAGATGGTCAGATTTTCTTGGAGACCAACCTTTTTAACGCCGGTATTCGTCCAGCGATCAACGTGGGTATCTCCGTGTCAAGGGTAGGTGGTAACGCACAGATCAAGTCCATGAAGAAAGTTTCCGGTACGTTGAAGCTTGATCAGGCCCAGTTCCGTGAGCTGGAGGCGTTTGCGAAGTTTGGTTCCGATTTGGATGCCACCACTAAGAGAACCATTGAAAGGGGTAGAAGAAACCAGGAGATCCTTAAGCAAGCACAGTATTCTCCTGTGAAAGTAGAACTACAGGCAGCTATTATCTATGCTTCTACCAAAGGATTGATGGACAGCGTGCCAGTAGAAAGAGCAAGGGAATTCGAAAAGGAATTCTATACGTTGCTTACTTCCCAGTACCAAGAGGCGATTACCGCCCTGGCTAAAGGAGACTTGGATACTGCTGGTAAATTACTTGAAAAAGCAGCTAAAGAACTTACACCTAAGTACGCAAAATAA
- the atpG gene encoding ATP synthase F1 subunit gamma, translating to MANLKEVKERINSVVSTQQITKAMKMVAAAKLRRAQDKIIQMRPYSQKLTAILNNVSAGIEGGSDLVYAEKRAINNVLIVPVTSDKGLCGAFNTNIIKAASAAINTEYAGKNITVLPLGKKAYDIFKKRDVTLVDDFYQVFTDLSFDKVREAAEYAMDEFEKGTYDKVVLVYNEFKNVATQVVRNEQFLPMEIDESEEEVSATTMDYIMEPSREYIIQELVPTSLKIQFYKAVLESNASEHGARMTAMDKATENAGELLKDLRLMYNRSRQAAITNEILEIVAGAEALGGN from the coding sequence ATGGCTAACTTAAAGGAAGTAAAAGAAAGGATTAACTCAGTTGTTTCGACACAGCAAATTACCAAGGCAATGAAGATGGTAGCTGCTGCGAAGCTAAGGAGGGCTCAGGATAAGATCATCCAAATGCGTCCTTATTCTCAGAAATTAACTGCCATTCTTAATAACGTTTCTGCAGGAATTGAAGGAGGCAGCGATTTGGTATATGCTGAAAAAAGAGCCATCAATAATGTGTTGATCGTTCCTGTTACTTCAGATAAAGGACTATGTGGAGCCTTTAATACCAATATTATCAAAGCCGCATCAGCAGCTATCAATACTGAGTATGCCGGTAAAAACATTACGGTGCTTCCTTTAGGTAAAAAGGCATACGATATTTTCAAAAAGAGAGATGTGACGTTGGTGGATGATTTCTATCAAGTGTTCACAGATCTTTCTTTCGACAAAGTGAGAGAGGCTGCAGAATATGCAATGGACGAGTTTGAAAAGGGCACTTATGACAAAGTCGTATTGGTGTACAACGAGTTTAAAAATGTAGCAACTCAAGTGGTAAGAAATGAGCAGTTTCTACCGATGGAAATAGACGAAAGTGAAGAGGAGGTTTCCGCTACCACTATGGATTATATCATGGAGCCTTCCAGGGAATATATCATTCAGGAGCTGGTGCCTACTTCCCTTAAAATCCAGTTTTATAAAGCTGTATTGGAAAGTAATGCATCTGAGCATGGTGCACGTATGACAGCAATGGACAAAGCCACTGAGAATGCTGGTGAATTGCTCAAAGACTTACGCTTGATGTACAATAGGTCTCGTCAGGCTGCTATTACAAACGAAATCCTTGAGATTGTTGCCGGTGCGGAAGCATTGGGTGGTAATTAA
- a CDS encoding AtpZ/AtpI family protein, whose product MKNQNQKKKSPQGEYPEYVKYIGLAFQMCAIIGLGTWLGWVIQESSQMKFPVWLLLCCFVSIVVAFYSLFMSLKK is encoded by the coding sequence ATGAAAAATCAAAATCAGAAAAAGAAGTCGCCGCAGGGTGAATACCCTGAATATGTAAAGTACATTGGGCTGGCTTTTCAGATGTGTGCCATTATCGGCTTGGGTACATGGCTGGGATGGGTAATCCAAGAAAGCAGCCAGATGAAATTTCCGGTGTGGCTGCTTTTATGTTGCTTTGTGTCCATAGTCGTGGCCTTTTATAGCTTATTTATGTCGCTAAAGAAGTGA
- the atpB gene encoding F0F1 ATP synthase subunit A, which translates to MLRKILCLSTLMSVFLLALSTTVFASSDAEGESESKTGFIMHHIKDSHEWHFATFGHTHVTLPLPVIIYSGDRGLELYMSSDFQDHETHAFGAEHNGYYINEHDKLHAVDENRSFVDLSITKNVAMLIIVVFMIFWAVLSAARNYKRNPHGAPKGIASIIEPLVLFVRDEVAKPNIGPKYRKFTPYLLTIFFFILVGNLMGLVPGAANLTGNIAVTMTLAVFTWFVTNLNGNKDYWKHVVATPGVPLPLLIVIVPVEIIGLFTKPFALMVRLFVAITAGHIVILSFIGLIFVFESYAVGVASTVMVVFINLIELLVAAIQAYVFTLFSAMYIGQAVAEHDHH; encoded by the coding sequence ATGCTTCGTAAGATTCTGTGCTTAAGCACCTTGATGTCAGTGTTTTTGCTGGCGCTCTCGACTACAGTTTTTGCTTCATCTGATGCTGAAGGTGAAAGTGAAAGCAAGACGGGATTCATCATGCACCACATAAAGGATTCGCATGAGTGGCATTTCGCTACGTTTGGGCATACCCATGTAACGCTTCCATTGCCAGTGATTATCTATTCTGGTGATCGGGGATTGGAGCTTTATATGTCCAGCGATTTCCAAGATCATGAAACCCACGCTTTTGGTGCGGAGCACAATGGTTATTATATCAATGAACATGACAAGCTGCATGCGGTGGATGAAAACAGGTCATTTGTAGACCTGTCCATCACTAAAAACGTGGCCATGCTGATCATTGTTGTGTTTATGATCTTTTGGGCAGTACTTTCTGCTGCGAGAAACTATAAAAGAAATCCCCATGGAGCACCAAAAGGCATTGCCTCGATTATCGAGCCGCTGGTGTTGTTTGTGCGGGATGAAGTGGCCAAGCCAAATATCGGCCCGAAATACCGAAAATTCACACCGTATTTATTGACAATATTTTTCTTCATCTTGGTCGGCAACCTAATGGGACTAGTTCCCGGTGCTGCTAACCTGACTGGTAATATAGCTGTTACCATGACACTTGCGGTATTCACATGGTTTGTCACTAACCTTAACGGCAACAAGGACTACTGGAAGCACGTGGTCGCTACACCAGGCGTACCTTTACCGCTGCTTATTGTTATTGTCCCAGTAGAAATTATCGGCTTGTTTACCAAGCCATTTGCCCTGATGGTGCGACTTTTTGTCGCAATCACGGCAGGCCACATTGTAATCCTTAGCTTCATTGGCTTGATCTTCGTTTTCGAATCATATGCTGTAGGGGTAGCCAGTACGGTAATGGTAGTATTCATCAACTTGATAGAGTTGTTGGTAGCGGCCATTCAGGCTTATGTATTTACGTTGTTCTCTGCGATGTATATCGGACAGGCAGTAGCAGAACACGATCATCACTAG
- a CDS encoding O-antigen ligase family protein, translating to MYSHLSTDNYKSRFFKYFLLTTSVCVFFNICLTESRAAILAGILGCSILGFPHIHLQFVKRKIPALLFLASIIILGMAALYLWKTDSVIGRLFIWKISIRLFMDYPLFGIGPNHYTYNFGHNQADYFQSGRSTIGEERIAGLGEFTFNEYLGIAVNMGIVGLGLVLLIIYFLVRGSLDILVSRNNKKNTFLIGCIGSLASILLFAFFSYPLSVLPICIHLVLICGILSSNLQDISKSSIKKRLIRWFVCITFPVTVALLYHYYNYAQNLVKWQQAIELEAQGKLLRAQEQMTKLYNRFDNNPSYLVDYGSILFNNKKYLRAEKLLSLASQKTTSPYLYEMLGQCQQINGKVTVAAESFIFAHYLLPYRFKPKYLLWKLYLQEGQKDKAKSIAKEIVSMPVKVETYMVTRMRREAERFLKESSPTHLAPIK from the coding sequence ATGTACAGCCACTTATCTACAGACAACTATAAGTCAAGATTTTTCAAATATTTCCTTTTAACGACTTCTGTCTGCGTTTTTTTTAATATTTGCCTTACTGAAAGCAGGGCAGCTATATTAGCGGGGATTTTAGGATGCAGTATATTAGGATTTCCCCATATCCATCTTCAATTCGTGAAAAGAAAAATCCCTGCATTACTCTTTCTAGCATCTATAATAATTCTTGGTATGGCTGCCCTGTACTTATGGAAAACTGATTCTGTAATAGGACGATTATTTATTTGGAAGATATCTATTAGACTATTTATGGATTACCCACTTTTTGGTATTGGCCCTAATCATTATACTTATAATTTTGGGCACAATCAGGCCGACTACTTCCAGTCAGGAAGAAGCACAATCGGAGAAGAGAGAATAGCAGGACTGGGAGAGTTTACCTTCAATGAATACCTTGGGATAGCTGTAAATATGGGGATTGTAGGGCTGGGATTGGTGCTGTTGATCATATATTTTCTTGTTCGCGGGTCTCTTGACATTCTCGTATCACGGAATAATAAGAAAAACACATTTCTCATCGGTTGCATAGGATCGTTGGCAAGTATACTTCTTTTTGCTTTCTTTTCTTACCCTCTTTCCGTTTTACCTATTTGCATCCATCTTGTCCTCATCTGTGGCATACTTTCATCAAACCTACAGGACATAAGCAAGTCATCTATTAAAAAAAGGTTAATCCGGTGGTTTGTTTGTATTACTTTCCCTGTTACCGTAGCCCTACTATACCATTATTATAATTATGCCCAAAATTTAGTAAAATGGCAACAGGCCATTGAACTGGAAGCACAGGGAAAACTCTTGCGTGCCCAAGAACAAATGACAAAACTGTATAATAGATTCGATAATAATCCAAGTTATCTGGTAGATTACGGATCAATTTTGTTCAACAATAAAAAATACCTGCGTGCTGAAAAGCTATTATCTTTAGCGAGTCAAAAAACTACAAGTCCTTATTTATACGAAATGCTCGGCCAGTGCCAGCAAATAAACGGGAAGGTAACTGTGGCTGCTGAAAGCTTCATTTTTGCACATTATTTATTACCCTATCGCTTTAAACCAAAATATTTACTATGGAAATTGTACCTACAAGAGGGTCAAAAAGACAAAGCAAAATCAATAGCTAAAGAAATAGTAAGTATGCCGGTAAAAGTGGAAACCTACATGGTAACACGAATGCGAAGGGAAGCAGAAAGATTTTTGAAAGAAAGCTCGCCAACTCATTTAGCCCCAATCAAATAA
- the atpH gene encoding ATP synthase F1 subunit delta — MSVKRVASRYAKSLLELADERGILNEVHQDMESLLKVAGSNRDFALMLKSPIVKPDVKANVINKIFSGTAQELTLSFYDIISRKHREDIIADIAKAFLELYNLHQGIQIAEVTTTFPMNEALRKVFADTVKDISGKQKVELVEKVDKDIIGGFVLKVNDRQLDESMNSKLKALKLEFSHDHYEKQI; from the coding sequence ATGTCAGTTAAAAGAGTCGCTTCGAGGTATGCCAAGTCTTTATTGGAATTGGCAGATGAAAGAGGTATACTGAATGAAGTACATCAGGATATGGAGTCATTGCTAAAGGTGGCGGGTTCCAATAGGGATTTTGCCTTGATGCTAAAGAGCCCTATCGTAAAGCCTGATGTAAAAGCCAACGTTATCAATAAGATATTTTCCGGAACAGCTCAGGAACTTACCTTGTCCTTCTATGATATTATTTCCCGGAAGCATCGGGAAGATATTATAGCTGATATTGCCAAAGCATTTCTGGAGCTTTATAACCTGCACCAGGGCATCCAAATAGCTGAAGTAACTACTACTTTTCCTATGAACGAAGCGCTTCGGAAGGTATTTGCTGATACGGTAAAGGATATTTCTGGGAAACAGAAGGTGGAGTTGGTAGAGAAGGTGGATAAAGACATTATAGGTGGTTTCGTCTTGAAAGTGAACGACCGTCAGCTGGATGAGTCGATGAACAGCAAGCTGAAAGCATTGAAATTAGAATTCTCGCATGATCATTACGAGAAGCAGATTTAA
- the atpE gene encoding ATP synthase F0 subunit C, which yields MLTSLLLSAGLALLGAGIGAGIVAIGAGLGIGRIGGQAMEGIARQPEAAGKIQTAMLIIAALIEVVSLFAVVVCLLIALNENITF from the coding sequence ATGTTAACTTCATTATTGTTGTCTGCCGGCCTGGCACTTTTGGGTGCAGGGATCGGTGCTGGTATTGTAGCGATAGGCGCAGGACTTGGTATCGGTAGAATCGGTGGTCAGGCTATGGAAGGTATTGCAAGACAACCTGAAGCAGCTGGTAAAATCCAAACTGCTATGTTGATTATTGCAGCCCTTATTGAAGTGGTATCTCTGTTTGCAGTGGTAGTGTGTCTACTTATTGCCCTTAACGAGAACATCACTTTCTAA
- a CDS encoding bactofilin family protein produces the protein MFNKGEEKKSVAEMVNSSNVIAKETSIKGDIVTQGNIRIEGKVDGTLCSKTKIVIGESARLIGNIDTKEAEIAGNVEGEVRCSEILFLKKTAVINGNIFAKKLVIENGAVFNGECRMTNNSVKQEKSEMNTVSLKNEKSKSEKEVAAG, from the coding sequence ATGTTTAATAAGGGAGAAGAAAAAAAATCAGTAGCGGAGATGGTAAACTCCAGTAATGTAATTGCAAAGGAAACTTCTATCAAAGGAGATATTGTCACACAGGGAAATATCAGGATAGAGGGCAAAGTAGACGGGACACTATGTTCCAAAACTAAAATTGTCATTGGTGAATCAGCGCGGTTGATCGGTAATATAGACACCAAAGAGGCCGAGATAGCCGGCAATGTGGAAGGAGAGGTGAGGTGTTCAGAAATCCTTTTTCTCAAAAAGACTGCTGTCATAAACGGTAATATTTTCGCAAAAAAGCTGGTTATCGAAAATGGCGCTGTATTTAACGGCGAATGCAGGATGACCAATAATTCGGTGAAGCAAGAAAAGAGTGAAATGAATACGGTTTCTCTAAAGAATGAAAAATCAAAATCAGAAAAAGAAGTCGCCGCAGGGTGA
- a CDS encoding M23 family metallopeptidase, whose product MGLQQKIKNWIENKYLFVIRREEDFSVITSLSINKIKVGLVLVFTLLVFFMISLILSRTLLASWFDPAYQESENMKKIYSLSQTVDSLLVEVEAKDRYLHNIQQIISGETAGDSLTQRDSVVERADPIRVPTSEDLYKKGAATQEIIDEFEAMPPDEGSFQQLNSSSFTETFFFSPIKGVVSARFDLSKDHLGVDLVSEENEPVKSVADGTVILASWTLETGYVIAVQHSNELISIYKHNSVLLKSIGEPVTGGEVISVVGNTGEQTTGQHLHFELWYKGNPLNPQEFITFD is encoded by the coding sequence TTGGGATTACAACAAAAGATAAAAAACTGGATCGAAAACAAATACCTTTTCGTCATCAGGAGGGAGGAAGACTTTTCAGTCATTACTTCTTTAAGTATCAATAAGATAAAAGTAGGCCTTGTATTGGTGTTTACTTTATTGGTCTTTTTCATGATTTCGCTCATATTATCAAGGACGCTTTTGGCCAGTTGGTTTGATCCTGCATACCAGGAATCGGAAAACATGAAGAAAATTTATTCCCTTTCCCAGACGGTTGACAGCTTATTGGTAGAGGTGGAAGCAAAAGATCGCTATCTGCACAATATCCAGCAGATCATATCAGGGGAAACCGCTGGCGATTCCTTGACACAGCGGGACAGTGTCGTCGAAAGGGCCGATCCTATACGTGTTCCGACCAGTGAGGATCTTTATAAAAAAGGGGCAGCTACTCAGGAGATTATTGATGAGTTTGAGGCTATGCCACCAGATGAAGGTAGTTTTCAGCAACTCAATAGCAGTTCGTTTACAGAGACCTTTTTCTTTTCACCGATCAAAGGGGTGGTTTCTGCACGATTTGATCTGTCCAAGGATCATTTGGGCGTGGACTTGGTGTCTGAAGAAAACGAACCTGTCAAATCTGTGGCCGATGGGACGGTGATCTTGGCTAGCTGGACGCTGGAGACGGGATATGTCATAGCCGTACAGCACTCCAATGAACTGATTTCTATTTATAAACATAATTCTGTATTATTGAAATCTATTGGGGAACCAGTGACGGGTGGAGAAGTCATTTCTGTCGTAGGGAATACTGGTGAACAAACGACCGGTCAGCATCTTCACTTTGAATTATGGTATAAGGGGAATCCTCTAAACCCACAAGAATTTATAACCTTCGATTAA
- a CDS encoding SdpA family antimicrobial peptide system protein has protein sequence MAFLSSTGFNPLTLDYRESKLVYTVIPQGWGFFTRDPREPYTLLYKRTGDKLNLINDSGAEPRYLFGLSRSTRRQNIELGSLYLQVPDSMWVSCPSKAWKECVPDDRVFVSDSFKHPRLSGEYLLIRQAPVPWAWSKSYDKIKMPFEICKIYIEPVRESTN, from the coding sequence ATGGCTTTTTTATCGTCTACTGGGTTTAATCCGCTAACACTGGATTATAGAGAATCCAAACTGGTCTATACAGTTATTCCGCAGGGATGGGGTTTTTTTACCAGGGATCCTAGGGAACCATATACGCTTTTGTATAAAAGGACTGGTGATAAGCTTAATCTTATCAATGATAGTGGTGCGGAACCTCGGTACCTGTTTGGGCTTTCACGAAGTACACGAAGGCAAAATATAGAATTGGGATCGTTGTATCTTCAGGTTCCTGACTCCATGTGGGTTTCCTGTCCATCCAAAGCATGGAAGGAATGTGTCCCTGATGATAGGGTTTTTGTATCAGATTCGTTCAAACATCCGCGATTATCCGGTGAGTATTTACTGATCAGGCAAGCTCCGGTTCCATGGGCGTGGAGTAAATCCTATGATAAAATTAAAATGCCCTTTGAAATCTGTAAAATTTATATTGAACCAGTACGTGAATCCACGAATTGA
- a CDS encoding sporulation-delaying protein SdpB family protein → MNPRIEISFYNLIQINPVNTVYGIGRTLLASSTLITLLANSPDVLFPQTIQVVEAPVSPLVGMSLFNLLVDHLVIAKLLAIISLITVIIGIYPRYTGILHWYVAFSFFSACKVIDGGDHANSVLTLMIVPLTLLDNRKWHWKSPKQETNPPILQNTIAWSFVMLIRVQVSIIYLHAAVGKTGVKEWLDGTAVYYWFTHHYHGAAEWLKPIVVRTTSLPYIVTTISWGTIVLEFLLFACLFLSPKDPRRKIFLVLGIGFHLAIVLVHGLVSFYLVMCAALVLYLSNYSSAYIFLENKSLKTWILSRLS, encoded by the coding sequence GTGAATCCACGAATTGAAATTTCCTTTTACAATCTTATCCAAATCAATCCAGTCAACACCGTGTATGGGATTGGAAGGACGTTATTGGCTTCGAGTACCTTGATTACTCTTTTGGCCAACAGCCCGGATGTACTATTTCCTCAAACCATTCAGGTGGTAGAAGCCCCTGTTTCTCCATTGGTAGGCATGAGTCTTTTTAATCTTCTGGTCGATCACCTTGTCATTGCTAAACTATTGGCGATAATTAGTCTTATCACGGTGATCATCGGTATTTATCCCCGTTATACTGGAATACTCCATTGGTATGTCGCGTTCAGTTTTTTCTCCGCATGTAAGGTGATTGATGGAGGAGACCATGCCAACTCCGTCCTGACACTTATGATTGTACCACTCACGCTGTTGGACAATAGGAAGTGGCATTGGAAGTCTCCGAAACAGGAGACTAATCCGCCGATTTTACAAAATACGATTGCTTGGTCCTTTGTCATGCTTATTAGGGTACAAGTTTCCATTATTTATCTCCATGCAGCTGTGGGAAAGACTGGGGTGAAGGAATGGTTGGATGGAACGGCTGTCTACTACTGGTTTACCCATCACTACCACGGAGCAGCCGAATGGCTTAAGCCTATAGTGGTAAGGACCACATCCCTCCCTTATATTGTAACTACAATTAGTTGGGGAACAATAGTATTAGAATTTCTATTATTTGCCTGTTTGTTTCTTTCACCAAAAGACCCACGGCGAAAAATATTTCTGGTGCTTGGAATAGGTTTTCATTTGGCTATTGTACTAGTACATGGATTGGTTTCCTTTTACTTAGTGATGTGTGCCGCATTGGTGTTGTATTTGTCAAACTATAGCAGTGCTTATATATTTCTGGAAAATAAATCTCTAAAAACATGGATATTGTCCCGACTGTCTTGA